One window of the Pseudomonas sp. S04 genome contains the following:
- a CDS encoding DUF493 domain-containing protein: MTDTEVKAPKIEFPCADYPIKVIGDTGVGFKDKIIAILEKHATVDHKTLAERQSTNGKYTTIQLHIIATGQEQLYDINSELRATGFVHMVL; this comes from the coding sequence ATGACAGATACAGAAGTAAAGGCGCCAAAGATCGAATTCCCTTGCGCGGATTACCCGATTAAGGTGATCGGCGATACCGGAGTGGGCTTCAAGGACAAGATCATTGCGATCCTGGAGAAGCACGCCACCGTAGACCACAAGACCCTGGCCGAGCGCCAGAGTACCAATGGCAAGTACACGACCATCCAGTTGCACATCATTGCTACCGGTCAGGAACAGCTCTACGACATCAATAGCGAGCTGCGGGCTACCGGTTTCGTGCACATGGTGCTGTGA
- a CDS encoding D-alanyl-D-alanine carboxypeptidase family protein produces the protein MNITTFAKRLCLLVPLLLSPSAFAAEMMPSSPQLAAKAYVLMDASSGNVLVENNGDQRLPPASLTKLMTAYIATLEIRRGQIGENDPVTVSENAWRTGGSRMFIKVGSQVSVSDLLHGIIIQSGNDASVALAEHIAGSEDAFADMMNKTAADLGMTNSHFMNPTGLPNPEHYSSAHDMAILARAIIHEDPAHYAIYSQKEFFWNGIKQPNRNLLLWRDKTVDGLKTGHTDEAGYCLVSSAVRDGMRLVSVVFGTNSDTARAAETQKLLTYGFRFFETQTFYQKGAELAQAPVWKGTTNQVKAGLAQDLTMTLPKGQLKKLAASMTMNPQLIAPIAKGDVIGKVEVKLDDKVVHSADLIALDAVEEGGILRRMWDSIRLFFFGLFN, from the coding sequence ATGAACATCACCACCTTTGCCAAACGCCTGTGCCTGCTAGTCCCGCTGCTCCTCTCGCCGTCCGCTTTCGCGGCCGAGATGATGCCGTCGTCACCACAACTGGCCGCCAAGGCCTACGTGCTCATGGACGCCAGCAGCGGCAACGTGCTGGTCGAGAACAACGGTGACCAACGTCTGCCGCCGGCCAGCCTGACCAAGCTGATGACCGCGTACATCGCGACCTTGGAAATCCGTCGTGGCCAGATCGGTGAAAACGATCCGGTAACCGTCAGCGAAAACGCCTGGCGTACCGGCGGTTCGCGGATGTTCATCAAGGTCGGTTCGCAGGTGTCGGTCAGCGACCTGCTGCACGGCATCATCATCCAGTCGGGCAACGACGCCAGTGTTGCGCTCGCCGAGCACATCGCCGGCAGCGAAGACGCGTTTGCCGACATGATGAACAAGACTGCCGCTGACCTGGGCATGACCAACAGCCACTTCATGAACCCGACCGGCCTGCCAAACCCAGAGCACTACTCGTCGGCTCATGACATGGCCATCCTGGCGCGCGCGATCATCCACGAAGACCCGGCTCACTACGCGATCTACTCGCAGAAAGAGTTCTTCTGGAACGGCATCAAGCAACCTAACCGCAACCTGCTGCTGTGGCGCGACAAGACCGTCGACGGTCTGAAGACCGGTCACACCGACGAAGCCGGCTACTGCCTGGTGTCCTCGGCGGTACGTGATGGCATGCGCCTGGTCTCCGTGGTGTTCGGCACCAACAGCGACACCGCGCGTGCAGCCGAAACCCAGAAGCTGCTGACCTACGGCTTCCGCTTCTTCGAAACCCAGACGTTCTACCAAAAAGGCGCCGAGCTGGCCCAGGCTCCTGTCTGGAAGGGCACCACCAACCAGGTCAAGGCTGGCCTGGCCCAAGACCTGACCATGACTCTGCCCAAAGGCCAGCTGAAGAAGCTCGCTGCCAGCATGACCATGAACCCACAACTGATCGCGCCAATCGCCAAGGGCGACGTGATCGGTAAAGTCGAAGTCAAGCTGGACGACAAGGTGGTGCACAGCGCCGACCTGATCGCGCTGGACGCCGTCGAGGAGGGTGGTATCTTGCGCCGCATGTGGGATAGCATCCGTCTATTCTTCTTCGGCTTGTTCAACTGA
- a CDS encoding septal ring lytic transglycosylase RlpA family protein gives MLMVSCSTSRAPQPQKAPPAVRATPGLDINRAHKDGAPWWDVDVSRIPDATPTLHTGSYKANPYTVLGKTYYPMPESKRYVETGTASWYGTKFHGQNTANGEVYDLYGMSAAHKTLPLPAYVRVTNLDNKRTVVLRVNDRGPFYSDRIIDLSYAAAKKLGYAETGTARVKVEGIDPQEWWAAKGRPAPLMLNEPQVAQNSGPVITASTGKVEQWTPPPQQHAAAVVPMQINAKKNASVPASGQYLQVGAFANPDAAELLRSKLSGMVSAPVFISSIVRNQQTLHRVRLGPIGSPGEITQVQNSVRLANLGSPSLVTAE, from the coding sequence ATGCTCATGGTCAGTTGTTCGACCAGCCGTGCGCCGCAACCGCAGAAAGCCCCGCCCGCTGTCCGCGCCACGCCGGGACTGGACATCAACCGGGCTCACAAGGACGGCGCGCCGTGGTGGGATGTCGATGTGTCGCGCATTCCCGACGCCACGCCAACCCTGCACACCGGGTCCTACAAGGCCAACCCCTACACAGTGCTGGGCAAGACTTACTACCCGATGCCCGAGTCCAAGCGTTATGTCGAGACAGGGACGGCGTCCTGGTACGGCACCAAGTTCCATGGCCAGAACACCGCCAATGGCGAGGTCTATGACCTGTACGGCATGAGTGCCGCGCATAAGACCCTGCCGTTGCCTGCCTACGTTCGCGTGACCAACCTGGACAACAAGCGCACGGTGGTGCTGCGGGTCAACGACCGTGGGCCGTTCTATTCCGACCGCATCATCGACCTGTCCTACGCCGCCGCGAAGAAACTCGGTTATGCCGAAACCGGTACCGCGCGGGTCAAGGTCGAAGGCATCGACCCGCAAGAGTGGTGGGCGGCCAAGGGCCGGCCAGCACCGTTGATGCTCAATGAGCCACAGGTCGCGCAAAACAGCGGGCCGGTGATCACCGCATCGACCGGCAAGGTCGAGCAATGGACCCCGCCGCCACAGCAGCACGCGGCAGCGGTCGTGCCGATGCAGATCAACGCTAAAAAAAACGCTTCTGTACCAGCCTCTGGCCAGTATCTGCAGGTGGGCGCGTTCGCCAACCCGGACGCTGCAGAGCTCCTGAGATCGAAGCTCAGCGGGATGGTGAGCGCTCCGGTGTTCATCAGCTCTATCGTGCGCAATCAGCAGACCCTGCACCGGGTTCGCCTGGGGCCTATCGGTTCGCCGGGTGAGATTACGCAAGTGCAAAACAGCGTGCGCCTGGCCAATCTCGGTTCGCCGAGCCTGGTCACGGCCGAGTAA
- the mltB gene encoding lytic murein transglycosylase B, whose product MQVMRGWATRYAPWVGLVSILGTAPMALAGEYEGSPQVAEFVGEMTRDYGFAGEQLMGVFREAQRKQAILDAISRPAERVKQWKEYRPMFLTDARIARGVDFWRQHEAVLARAEQEYGVPAQVIVSIIGVETFFGRNTGNYRVIDALSTLGFDYPPRAEFFRKELREFLLLAREEQVDPLTLKGSYAGAMGLPQFMPSSFRAYAVDFDGDGHINIWTNADDAIGSVASYFKRHGWEAGQPVVSLAEVRGDQVDQGLTTGIEPTKTVGELRALGWSSHDALRDDMPVTAFRLEGDNGPEYWMGLKNFYAITRYNRSVMYAMAVHQLSEQLVQARGVK is encoded by the coding sequence ATGCAAGTAATGCGTGGCTGGGCGACTCGATACGCTCCGTGGGTCGGCCTGGTAAGCATCCTTGGCACGGCGCCCATGGCGTTGGCCGGCGAATATGAAGGCTCGCCCCAAGTGGCCGAATTTGTCGGTGAGATGACCCGCGACTATGGTTTTGCCGGCGAACAGCTGATGGGCGTGTTCCGTGAAGCCCAGCGCAAGCAGGCGATTCTCGATGCCATCTCGCGGCCTGCCGAGCGGGTCAAGCAATGGAAGGAATATCGCCCGATGTTCCTCACCGATGCACGAATTGCCCGCGGCGTGGACTTCTGGCGTCAGCATGAGGCAGTGCTGGCCCGTGCCGAGCAGGAATACGGCGTGCCGGCCCAGGTGATTGTCTCGATCATTGGGGTCGAAACCTTCTTTGGCCGCAATACCGGCAACTATCGGGTAATCGATGCCTTGTCGACCTTGGGTTTCGACTACCCTCCACGTGCCGAATTCTTCCGCAAGGAGTTGCGTGAGTTCTTGTTGCTGGCGCGCGAAGAGCAGGTCGATCCACTGACGCTCAAAGGCTCATACGCCGGCGCCATGGGCTTGCCGCAATTCATGCCAAGCAGCTTTCGGGCTTATGCGGTGGATTTCGACGGCGACGGCCACATCAATATCTGGACCAACGCCGACGATGCCATCGGCAGCGTCGCCAGCTATTTCAAGCGTCACGGCTGGGAAGCCGGGCAGCCGGTGGTCAGTCTCGCCGAAGTGCGGGGCGATCAGGTCGACCAGGGCCTGACCACCGGGATCGAACCGACGAAAACCGTCGGGGAGTTGCGAGCGCTGGGCTGGTCGAGTCATGATGCGCTGCGCGACGATATGCCGGTCACCGCGTTTCGTCTGGAAGGCGACAATGGCCCTGAATACTGGATGGGCCTGAAGAATTTTTACGCGATCACGCGTTATAACCGCAGCGTGATGTACGCCATGGCCGTACATCAGTTGTCTGAACAGCTGGTCCAAGCACGGGGCGTCAAGTAA
- the rodA gene encoding rod shape-determining protein RodA, with protein MRRRATLLQRMHIDGPLLILLLILAAGSLFVLYSASGKSWDLLAKQATSFGIGLVSMVIIAQFEPRFMARWVPLGYVLGVVLLIVVDIMGHNAMGATRWINIPGVIRFQPSEFMKIIMPATIAWYLAKRTLPPQLKHVGVSLILIGIPFILIVRQPDLGTSLLILAGGAFVLFMGGLRWRWIISVLAATVPVAIAMWFFVMHDYQKQRVLTFLDPESDPLGTGWNIIQSKAAIGSGGVFGKGWLLGTQSHLDFLPESHTDFIIAVMGEEFGLVGICALLLIYLLLIGRGLVITAQAQTLFGKLLAGALTMTFFVYVFVNIGMVSGLLPVVGVPLPFISYGGTSLVTLLSAFGVLMSIHTHRKWIAQV; from the coding sequence ATGCGTCGCCGCGCGACGCTGTTGCAACGCATGCACATCGACGGTCCGCTGCTGATCCTGCTGCTGATCCTCGCGGCCGGCAGCCTGTTCGTGCTGTATTCGGCCAGCGGCAAGAGCTGGGACCTGCTGGCCAAGCAGGCGACCTCGTTCGGCATCGGCCTGGTGTCGATGGTCATCATCGCCCAGTTCGAGCCACGCTTCATGGCGCGCTGGGTACCGCTGGGCTATGTGCTCGGCGTGGTGCTGCTGATCGTGGTCGACATCATGGGCCACAACGCCATGGGGGCGACGCGCTGGATCAACATTCCCGGGGTGATTCGCTTCCAGCCCTCGGAGTTCATGAAGATCATCATGCCGGCGACCATCGCCTGGTACCTGGCCAAGCGCACACTGCCGCCGCAGCTCAAGCACGTCGGGGTCAGCCTGATCCTGATCGGCATCCCGTTCATCCTGATCGTGCGCCAGCCGGACCTTGGTACCTCGCTGCTGATCCTTGCCGGTGGCGCCTTCGTGCTGTTCATGGGGGGCCTGCGCTGGCGCTGGATCATCAGCGTGCTGGCGGCCACGGTCCCGGTGGCGATCGCCATGTGGTTCTTTGTCATGCACGACTACCAGAAGCAGCGCGTGCTGACCTTCCTCGACCCGGAGAGCGATCCGCTGGGCACTGGCTGGAACATCATCCAGTCCAAGGCCGCCATCGGCTCCGGCGGAGTATTTGGCAAGGGTTGGCTGCTGGGCACCCAGTCGCACCTGGACTTCCTGCCGGAAAGCCACACCGACTTCATCATCGCGGTGATGGGCGAAGAGTTCGGCCTGGTGGGCATTTGCGCCCTGTTGCTGATCTATCTGCTACTGATTGGCCGCGGCCTGGTGATTACCGCCCAGGCCCAGACACTGTTTGGCAAATTGCTGGCTGGCGCGCTGACCATGACGTTTTTTGTTTACGTTTTCGTCAACATCGGTATGGTCAGTGGCCTGTTGCCGGTGGTGGGGGTGCCGTTGCCGTTCATTAGCTACGGCGGAACTTCGCTGGTGACGCTGCTGTCAGCGTTTGGGGTTTTGATGTCGATCCATACCCATCGTAAGTGGATCGCGCAGGTTTGA
- the mrdA gene encoding penicillin-binding protein 2 produces the protein MSQPIRIKDHEKDARLVRGRVVFGAIAVVVLIGVLIARLYFLQVIQYEYHSTLSENNRVHVQPIPPTRGLIFDRNGVVIADNRPSFSLSMTRERSGDWQQVLDVIVEVLQLTPEDRVIFEKRMRQGRRPFEPVPILFELTEEQIARIAVNQFRLPGVEVVAQLVRHYPQGAHFAHSVGYMGRINEKELKTLDPVNYSGTHHIGKTGIERFYEPQLHGQVGYEEVETNARGRVLRVLKRTDPIPGKDIVLSLDIKLQEAAEAALGGRRGAVVALDPNTGEVLAMVSQPSFDPNLFVTGISFKAYAELRDSIDRPLFNRVLRGLYPPGSTIKPAVAIAGLDSGVVTASSRVFDPGYYQLPNYDHKYRNWNRSGDGFVDLDTAIMRSNDTYFYDLAHKLGIDRLSTYMGKFGIGQKVSLDMFEESPGLMPSREWKRATRRQAWFPGETLILGIGQGYMQSTPLQLAQATALVASKGKWIRPHLAKTIEGEKPVDDNPMPDIILRDPLDWNRVNHGMQQVMHGARGTARKAAIGAQYRIAGKSGTAQVVAIKQGEKYDRSKVQERHRDHALFVGFAPADNPKITVSVMVENGESGSGVAAPVVRQIMDAWLLDQDGRLKSEFASPNTAEATAREE, from the coding sequence ATGTCCCAGCCGATCCGCATCAAGGACCACGAAAAAGACGCCCGTCTGGTGCGTGGCCGCGTCGTGTTCGGGGCAATTGCAGTGGTGGTGCTGATCGGCGTGCTGATTGCGCGGCTGTATTTCCTGCAGGTGATCCAGTACGAGTACCACTCGACCCTGTCGGAAAACAACCGCGTCCACGTTCAGCCGATTCCGCCGACGCGCGGCTTGATCTTCGACCGTAATGGCGTGGTGATTGCCGACAACCGGCCCAGCTTCAGCCTGAGCATGACCCGCGAACGTTCCGGCGACTGGCAGCAGGTACTCGATGTGATCGTCGAGGTGCTGCAGCTGACGCCCGAGGACCGGGTGATCTTTGAAAAACGCATGCGCCAGGGGCGTCGGCCGTTCGAGCCGGTGCCGATCCTCTTCGAGCTGACGGAGGAGCAGATTGCCCGTATTGCGGTCAATCAGTTCCGCCTGCCAGGCGTCGAAGTGGTTGCGCAGTTGGTGCGCCATTACCCCCAGGGTGCGCACTTTGCGCACTCGGTGGGCTACATGGGGCGGATCAACGAAAAAGAGCTCAAGACCCTCGATCCGGTGAACTACAGCGGCACCCATCATATCGGCAAGACCGGTATCGAACGTTTCTACGAACCCCAGTTGCACGGCCAGGTCGGTTACGAAGAAGTCGAGACCAACGCTCGAGGCCGGGTGCTGCGGGTACTCAAGCGCACCGATCCGATTCCCGGCAAGGACATCGTCCTGAGCCTGGACATCAAGCTGCAAGAGGCGGCGGAAGCGGCGTTGGGTGGCCGTCGTGGCGCGGTGGTGGCGCTGGACCCGAACACTGGCGAAGTACTGGCGATGGTCAGCCAGCCGAGTTTCGACCCGAACCTGTTCGTCACCGGTATCAGCTTCAAGGCCTATGCCGAGTTGCGTGACTCCATTGACCGGCCGCTGTTCAACCGCGTGCTGCGTGGCCTGTATCCACCGGGTTCGACCATCAAGCCGGCGGTGGCGATTGCCGGCCTGGACTCCGGGGTGGTGACGGCCTCCTCGCGGGTGTTCGACCCGGGCTATTACCAATTGCCCAACTACGATCACAAATACCGTAACTGGAACCGCTCCGGCGACGGTTTTGTCGACCTCGACACGGCGATCATGCGTTCCAACGACACCTACTTCTATGACCTGGCCCACAAGCTGGGGATCGATCGGTTGTCGACCTACATGGGCAAGTTCGGCATCGGCCAGAAGGTCTCGCTGGACATGTTTGAAGAATCGCCGGGGCTGATGCCGTCCCGCGAGTGGAAACGCGCCACCCGCCGCCAGGCCTGGTTCCCGGGGGAAACCCTGATCCTGGGGATTGGCCAGGGTTATATGCAGTCCACCCCGTTGCAGCTGGCCCAGGCCACGGCACTGGTAGCCAGCAAGGGCAAGTGGATTCGTCCGCACCTGGCCAAGACCATCGAAGGCGAAAAGCCGGTGGACGACAACCCGATGCCGGACATCATCCTGCGTGATCCGCTGGACTGGAACCGGGTCAACCATGGCATGCAGCAGGTGATGCACGGTGCTCGCGGCACGGCGCGCAAAGCAGCGATCGGCGCGCAATACCGGATCGCCGGCAAGTCGGGTACCGCCCAGGTGGTCGCGATCAAGCAGGGTGAGAAGTACGACCGCTCCAAGGTGCAGGAGCGCCACCGCGACCACGCCTTGTTTGTCGGGTTCGCGCCAGCCGACAACCCGAAAATCACCGTGTCGGTGATGGTCGAGAACGGCGAGTCCGGCTCCGGCGTCGCTGCGCCGGTGGTCCGTCAAATCATGGACGCCTGGCTCCTGGACCAGGACGGCCGGCTCAAATCCGAGTTCGCCAGCCCCAATACCGCGGAGGCTACGGCCCGTGAAGAGTAA
- the rlmH gene encoding 23S rRNA (pseudouridine(1915)-N(3))-methyltransferase RlmH, with amino-acid sequence MRLRLIAVGSRMPKWVEEGWHEYAKRLPSELALELVEIPLNTRGKNADVARFIRQEGEAMLAKVGPNERIVTLEVHGKPWSTEQLAVELDRWRLDSRTVNFMVGGPEGLAPEVCARADQRWSLSPLTLPHPLVRILIGEQLYRAWTVLSGHPYHK; translated from the coding sequence GTGCGACTGCGACTGATCGCCGTCGGTTCACGCATGCCCAAATGGGTGGAAGAAGGTTGGCATGAATATGCCAAGCGTCTTCCGTCCGAGCTGGCGCTGGAACTGGTGGAAATACCGCTCAACACCCGGGGCAAGAATGCTGACGTGGCGCGTTTCATTCGCCAGGAAGGCGAAGCCATGCTGGCCAAGGTCGGGCCGAACGAGCGCATCGTCACCCTCGAAGTCCATGGCAAGCCGTGGAGCACTGAGCAACTGGCGGTAGAGCTCGATCGCTGGCGCCTGGACTCGCGCACGGTGAACTTCATGGTCGGCGGCCCCGAGGGGCTGGCGCCGGAAGTCTGTGCGCGGGCCGACCAGCGCTGGTCGTTATCGCCCTTGACCTTGCCGCACCCGCTGGTGCGCATCCTGATCGGCGAACAGCTGTATCGTGCCTGGACTGTTCTGTCCGGCCACCCTTACCACAAGTAG
- the rsfS gene encoding ribosome silencing factor, whose amino-acid sequence MTDKDQTKVKRKGTFKSAPLPVEAHTGVILAGEELVKVAVAALEDVKAQDIQVIDVREKQSITDFMIIATGTSNRQIGAMLDKVREAVKAQGVKPLGEEGKGDSDWVLLDMDDVIVHMMTASARQFYDLERLWAGAEQSRSASAAHHSPENTHEHFTKLNKDQL is encoded by the coding sequence ATGACTGACAAAGACCAAACCAAAGTAAAGCGTAAAGGCACGTTCAAGAGCGCCCCGCTGCCAGTAGAGGCACACACTGGCGTGATCCTGGCCGGCGAAGAGCTGGTCAAGGTTGCCGTAGCGGCCCTGGAAGACGTCAAGGCCCAGGACATCCAGGTGATCGACGTTCGTGAAAAGCAGAGCATCACCGACTTCATGATCATCGCCACCGGTACCTCCAACCGCCAGATCGGCGCGATGCTGGACAAGGTCCGCGAAGCGGTCAAGGCACAGGGCGTCAAGCCGCTGGGCGAAGAAGGCAAGGGCGACAGCGACTGGGTCCTGCTGGACATGGACGATGTCATCGTGCACATGATGACCGCCTCGGCACGCCAGTTCTACGACCTGGAGCGCCTGTGGGCCGGTGCCGAGCAAAGCCGTTCGGCCAGCGCCGCGCACCACAGCCCGGAAAACACCCATGAGCACTTCACCAAGCTCAACAAAGACCAGCTATAA
- the nadD gene encoding nicotinate-nucleotide adenylyltransferase translates to MASCAVRSRSDLGDLEPSATVTRQEPCPRRIGVLGGTFDPVHIGHLRGALEVAESLDLDELRLTPSARPPHRGTPQVSALDRLAMVECAVAGVAPLVVDDRELKRDKPSYTIDTLELMRAELAADDQVFLLLGWDAFCGLPTWHRWEELLQHCHILVLQRPDADSEPPDALRNLLAARSVSDPLALKGPSGQIAFVWQTPLAVSATQIRQLLASGKSVRFLVPDAVLAYIDAHGLYRAPN, encoded by the coding sequence ATGGCCAGTTGCGCGGTCAGGAGCCGGTCTGACTTGGGCGACCTCGAGCCGTCAGCCACAGTGACCCGCCAGGAACCCTGTCCCCGGCGCATTGGCGTGCTGGGCGGGACCTTCGACCCGGTGCACATCGGCCATTTGCGCGGTGCGCTGGAAGTGGCCGAGTCGCTGGACCTCGATGAGTTGCGCCTGACACCCAGCGCCAGGCCACCCCATCGGGGTACGCCGCAGGTGTCGGCGCTCGACCGTCTGGCGATGGTTGAGTGCGCGGTAGCTGGAGTTGCACCCCTGGTGGTGGACGACCGCGAACTCAAACGCGACAAGCCGTCCTACACTATTGACACCCTGGAGCTGATGCGCGCGGAACTCGCCGCCGATGACCAGGTATTTTTACTTTTGGGCTGGGACGCATTTTGCGGCCTGCCCACTTGGCATCGCTGGGAAGAGTTGCTCCAGCATTGCCACATCCTGGTGCTGCAACGCCCGGATGCCGACAGCGAACCGCCGGATGCCTTGCGCAACCTGCTGGCCGCGCGCTCGGTGAGCGACCCGCTGGCCCTCAAAGGGCCGAGTGGACAGATTGCATTCGTCTGGCAGACACCGCTCGCGGTATCCGCCACCCAGATCCGTCAACTGCTGGCCAGCGGTAAGTCGGTACGTTTCCTGGTGCCCGACGCGGTCCTGGCCTACATCGATGCGCATGGACTTTACCGTGCGCCGAACTGA
- a CDS encoding glutamate-5-semialdehyde dehydrogenase, protein MTESVLDYMTRLGRAARDASRVIGRASTGQKNRALLAAANALDAARAELTAANELDLAAGRANGLEPAMLERLALTPARIDGMIVGLRQVAALPDPVGAIRDMSYRPSGIQVGKMRVPLGVVGIIYESRPNVTIDAASLCLKSGNATILRGGSEAIHSNRAIAACIQRGLAEAGLPAAVVQVVETTDRAAVGALITMPEYVDVIVPRGGKGLIERVSRDARVPVIKHLDGICHVYVSAHADLAKAQRIAFNAKTYRYGICGAMETLLVDQAVAKDFLPAMAAQFREKGVELRGCERTRAIIEAEAATEQDWSTEYLAPILSILVVDGLDQAIEHINHYGSHHTDSIVSEHQGDARRFVAEVDSASVMINTPTCFADGFEYGLGAEIGISTDKLHARGPVGLEGLTCEKYIVVGDGQLRGQEPV, encoded by the coding sequence ATGACTGAGTCCGTTCTTGACTACATGACCCGCTTGGGTCGCGCTGCGCGCGATGCTTCCCGCGTGATCGGCCGTGCCAGCACTGGGCAGAAAAACCGCGCCCTGCTGGCCGCCGCCAACGCCCTGGATGCCGCGCGTGCCGAGTTGACTGCCGCCAATGAGCTGGACCTGGCCGCTGGCCGGGCCAATGGCCTGGAGCCGGCAATGCTCGAGCGTCTGGCCCTGACCCCCGCACGCATCGACGGCATGATCGTCGGTTTGCGTCAGGTGGCGGCGCTGCCGGACCCGGTAGGCGCGATCCGCGACATGAGTTATCGGCCGTCGGGTATCCAGGTGGGCAAGATGCGCGTCCCCCTCGGCGTGGTCGGGATCATCTACGAATCGCGGCCCAACGTGACCATCGACGCCGCCAGCCTGTGCCTGAAGTCGGGCAATGCGACCATCCTGCGCGGTGGCTCGGAGGCGATTCATTCCAACCGTGCCATTGCCGCCTGCATCCAGCGCGGCCTGGCCGAGGCCGGCCTGCCGGCTGCCGTGGTGCAAGTGGTCGAGACGACGGACCGTGCCGCAGTGGGCGCGCTGATCACCATGCCGGAATACGTCGACGTGATCGTGCCGCGTGGCGGCAAAGGCCTGATCGAACGGGTCAGTCGCGACGCCCGGGTGCCGGTGATCAAGCACCTGGACGGCATCTGCCACGTCTACGTCAGTGCCCACGCCGACCTGGCCAAGGCGCAGCGGATTGCGTTCAACGCCAAGACCTACCGCTACGGCATCTGTGGCGCGATGGAAACCCTGTTGGTCGACCAGGCGGTCGCCAAGGACTTCCTGCCGGCCATGGCTGCCCAGTTCCGCGAAAAAGGCGTCGAACTGCGTGGCTGCGAGCGGACCCGCGCAATCATCGAGGCCGAAGCGGCCACCGAGCAAGACTGGAGCACCGAGTACCTGGCGCCGATCCTGTCGATCCTGGTGGTCGATGGCCTGGACCAGGCCATCGAACACATCAATCATTACGGCTCGCACCATACCGACTCGATCGTCAGCGAACACCAGGGCGACGCCCGGCGTTTTGTGGCTGAAGTCGACTCGGCGTCGGTGATGATCAACACCCCGACCTGCTTTGCCGATGGCTTCGAATACGGATTGGGTGCCGAGATCGGCATTTCTACTGATAAGCTGCACGCCCGCGGCCCGGTGGGTCTCGAAGGTCTGACCTGCGAGAAGTACATCGTGGTCGGTGATGGCCAGTTGCGCGGTCAGGAGCCGGTCTGA
- a CDS encoding DNA-3-methyladenine glycosylase — MTIVTHPTQPKALPDSFFNRDAQLLACELLGKVIRHRIGDLWLSARIIETEAYYCDEKGSHASLGYTEKRKALFLDGGHIYMYYARGGDSLNFSAHGPGNAVLIKSAYPWVDEVSGPASLAQMLLNNPDANGRPRPSQKLCAGQTLLCKALGLKVPTWDAKRFDHEVLFVEDLGRPPTHVIQTTRLGIPHGRDEHLMYRFVDSAYAPYCTRNPLRRGQVEGRDYLLI; from the coding sequence ATGACCATTGTGACCCATCCCACGCAGCCAAAGGCCCTGCCTGACAGCTTTTTCAACCGCGACGCACAATTGCTCGCGTGCGAATTGCTGGGCAAGGTGATCCGCCATCGGATCGGAGATTTGTGGCTTTCGGCGCGGATTATTGAAACAGAAGCCTATTACTGCGACGAAAAAGGCAGTCACGCCTCCCTCGGCTACACAGAAAAGCGTAAGGCTTTGTTTCTGGATGGCGGGCACATCTATATGTATTACGCCCGTGGTGGCGACTCCCTGAACTTCAGCGCCCACGGGCCCGGCAATGCGGTACTGATCAAGTCCGCCTATCCTTGGGTCGACGAGGTCTCGGGGCCAGCGAGCCTGGCCCAGATGCTGCTCAACAACCCCGATGCGAATGGCCGGCCGCGCCCCTCGCAGAAGCTCTGCGCCGGCCAAACCCTACTGTGCAAGGCCCTGGGGCTGAAAGTACCGACCTGGGACGCCAAGCGCTTTGACCATGAGGTGCTGTTTGTCGAAGACCTTGGCCGACCGCCCACCCATGTGATCCAGACCACCCGCCTGGGCATCCCCCACGGCCGCGATGAGCACCTGATGTACCGCTTTGTCGACAGTGCCTACGCACCCTATTGCACACGGAACCCTCTACGCCGCGGCCAGGTCGAAGGCCGCGACTATTTACTGATCTGA